The genomic interval TCCCGGTCGGCTGGCTGGGGATCGACGTCGAGGGCCGTCCCGACGACCCGACCACGCCGGACACCGACGAGTCGCACGGCGCCTGGTACGTGCCGGACGGGGTGGAGGGCCCCGTGTCCACCGCGGAGGTGCTCGCCGACGTCCTCGAGGTCGCTCGCGGGGCCCGCCGCGCTGGCCTGCGGCCGGTCGTCTACACCGGGCAGAGCTGGCACTGGCACGTCGCCCAGCGTGGCCTCGCTCCGCCCGCGCGCGAACTCGGCGATCTCTGGGTGCCATGGTACGGGCGAGCCGCCGCCCCCCGGCTCCCGGTCGGGCCAGCGGGGCAGCCCGCGCCGTGGGGGACGTGGACGCTCTGGCAGTTCGCCGGGAGCTCGGCGCACCCCGGGCGCGTTGCGGGAATCGACGGCGCCGTCGACCTCAACCGCTTCCGCGGCGACGTTGACGAGCTCGCGCGCTGGTGGGCCGGGGAGCGAGCGTCAGAGCGGCCGCCGTCGCGCGTGCTTGAGCAGAGCGTCGACGAGGTGCTCGAGATCGCCGCCAGGCTCAAGGCGGCCCACCCGGAGGTGGCGCGGCGCCTGGTCGAGGCGGTGTCGAAGGGGTAGCTTCGCGTGCATGACGCTGCCTCATGATTGGACACCGCCCTACGCCGCCTCGCAGGTCTGCGCGCGCTGCGGGCTGAATCGCACCAGGTCCGGGTCCGGATGGGACTACGAAGACTGGGAGGATCTGGAAATGTTGGAGTCCGACTCCTTCGCAGAGTTGGAGAACTGCACCGTCGATCTCACCCTCAGGCCGGAGGTTCGACCCGGGTACAGGTACTGGCTACACGGTTCGGAGTGGGAGGTCACCCATCGTTTCAAGAACCGTCATGGCGACGAGGGCGTGCGGAGCGTCCTCGTGAACGACCCGCAACATCTCTGGGGTATCGGGGAGGACGACGTCGTCGAGCAACACTCCCTCGGTGAGGTGTAGGGGCGGCGCGTGCAGGCGCGGTTGCGTGCCTCCTGCACCCGGACCATCCTGGTCCCGTGGCCGACACACGACAGCAAACGCCAATGCCCCCTGGGGGCCGGGACGACGCCTCCCCCCTGACCCGCGGGACGGCATCGCCCGAGGTGCGGGATCGACGGTTGCGGTTTCAGCAGGCTCTCCGCGAGCGACTCAGCCATCCGCATCGCCCTTGAGCAGCCGCGCGCGGAGCGCGAGCCACTCCTCCTCGAGGGCGGCCACGAGCTCGTCATCCCCCGACGCACGGGCGCGCTCCACCGCCCTGCTCAGCAGGTACAGGCGATCCCAGCTGTTACCCTCGTCGGGTTCCGTGTCGCGAACTCCCAACGGCGAGACCATAGCAGCTCAGCACCGGCCGGTCCGGTGCACGGCCGGTGCGCAAGAAACGGACACCTCTGTGGTGCACATCACAGCCAGCGCGCAGAAGACGGACGTAGCGTGGCCTGGCTGGCCGGACCCCGGGCGGCGTAGCCCCCCCCTCGTGGCCCGGTCCGGCCAGCACTCACGGGGTCGGGCCAGCGCCCTCGTCCGCGAGCCGGGCGAGCACCTGGGCGTGGCAGCGCTCCGTGCGCGTCCGCTGACCAAGCCGGGTGCAGTAGCAGCCGAGTACGCGCCCGCGAAGCTCCGGCAGCCTGGCCATCAGGTCCGGCCGCGACCGCAGGTGCGCCTCGTAGTCGCCGAGCGGATCGTCGGACTCGGTGACGGTGAAGCGACTGAGCGCCGCCCTCCCTCGGGGCACGAAGGGGTTGCCCCAGATCGTGCCGCGGCCGACGTAGACTTCGACGGCGCCGGCGTCGTCCCGGACGTGCCCAACGCGCGTCTCGGGCCACAGCGTGGACTGCGCATCACTCATCGTCGTCTCGCAGCGCGGTGAACCGCCTTCCAGAACGCCTCCCAGAAGGCGTCGGTGTAGGCACAGGTTGGGCACACGTGCGCGTTTGGCGCTTCAGTTCCGTGTGGGGACTTGCAGAAGCGGTACGCGCTCGGAGGTGAGTAGAAATCGCTCATGCGGCCATCTACCCAGCCCGTCGCCGCCCACGCGGCGCCGTCTTCGCTCCCGCGGTCAGCGGCCTTCGCGGTCTCGCTACCGTCACCCATCTTGGCCTCCTCGTCCTCGGTCCCGTCTCGAGCGCAGCTCGACCACCTCGGCCGCGTCGCCCTCGACGTGCTCGAGGAGGCGGCCGAGCGCCTCGTGTGCAACCCTGGCGGCGGCCAGGTCGCCGGCGCGCGCCGCCGCCGCGATCGACAAACACAGTTCCTCAACCATGCGACCTCTCGGGGTTTGTGGCGTCTCCCGACGTAGCGGGGGCAGGCCCCCTTGTAGCGGGGGCAGCGAGGGGTCACCGGGGCGAACCGTGTCATCGGACCCCCGGTTTTCCCCCATGATCTCGCGAGAATCGCCCCGGACGCTCGCGTCAGACGGCTTCAAAATCCGCTTTCCGAAAGGGAGTGCCGGTTCGAGTCCGGCCTCGGCTACTACGAGGAGATGACGCGCTTCTCGCCGCATCTCCTCTGGGCGATCTTCTCTTGTCGACGCGCCGGGGACGCGCTGGCGAACGAAGCCAGGGGGGCCGTGAGCGCGACGGAGCTTCTCCGCCACTGGACACTTCGACCTACCCGGTCCAACGACGAGCAGGTACCCTCGCCCTCGTCAGGGGGTCGAAGGGTGCAGAGCGCGAACGGCAATGACACGTGACGGCGCTGCGGCCGATGGAGCTCGGCGGCGTCGCGCCCGCCGACGCCACCGCGACCGTCCAGCTCGAGGTCGGAGCCTCTACCGGGAGCGCCTCGATGTCCGTCCCGATCCCCCTCACCGCGGGGCGCGACGGCCATGGGCCCACGCTGTCGCTGAGCTACGGCGGTCACGACCCGCTGTCACCGCTTCCGCATGGGTGGTCGCTCACCGGTCTCCCGTCGGTCGAGCTCGATACGCGCCGGGGTCTGCCTCGCTACGACGGCACGGACACGCATCGGTTCGCCGGGGCCGAGCTCGTCCCGCTGGACGAGCCGGAGAGGACGACGGCGTGGACGGAGGGGACCTACGACGTGCGGGTCTTCCGGCCGCGGATGGAGACGGCGGCCGCGCGCATCGAACGCTGGACGGAGCGCGGGTCTCGGCGCGTGCACTGGCGGGCGCGCACGCCCGACGGCGGCGTGATGGTCTTCGGGCGAAGCGACGAGGCCCGGCTGGCCGACGGCGAGCGCGTGTACCGGTGGCTGCTCGAGGCGAGCTTCGATCGGCTCGGGAACGCGATGTGGGTGCGCTATCGCGGCGAGGACGACGCGAGCGTCGATCCGCTCGGGCTCGACGCGACCCGCTTCGCGAGCGCCATCGCCAACCGCTACGTCGATCGCATTCTCTACGGCAACGCCGCGCCGCTCGCCGTGCACGACGCGCTCGCCCCCGCCCGCTGGCACTTCGAGGCGGTGCTCGACTACGGCGACTACGACGCGGAGCCGACCCCCGCGCGGTCCTGGCCGGTGCGCCCTGACGTCGGAATGACGGGGCGCCCCGGGTTCGAGGTGCGAACGCGTCGCCTCTGCCGCCGCGTCATGATGTTCCACCGCTTCGAGGCCGAGCTCGGCGCAGCGTTCACGCTCGTGGGTGCGCTCGAGCTGCGCGTGCGCGAGGCCCCCGAGGGATCGGAGCTGCAGGCGGTGAGATACGTCGGCCACAGAGACCGCGAGCGGGTCGAGACGCCCTGGGCCGAGGTCGCTTATACGACGCGCACAGGCGACGACGCCTTCGAGGCGCGCGATCGCGACGCGCTTCGGTGACCGCGTCGACCCGGCGGCGCTCACGTCGCTCGGGTTCGTGCTGGACGGCGGCGTTGCTTACGCCCCGTCGCCCGTGCTCGACTACTACGGGCCCGCGCGGTTCCGGCGCCTCCGCCGCGCGACCGCGGCGGACGGCAGCACGCGGCGGTCGACTCCCGACGACACCAACCTGGTGCTCGCGTTGGTCATCGACGAGGTGGGCAACGAGGCGCACGCGGAGATCGACTATCACTTCGTCGCGCCCTGGAGGGTCACCGACCCGAACGGGACCGTCGAGGCGGTACAGCGCGACGCGCTGGGCGTGATCCGACGGCGCACGCGTTACGGGACCACCCTCGACCGCGACGGCGCGGACGTGCCGCACGGCTTCGGGCCCATTGCCCGGAGCGCCCCACCCTCGCTCGCGGCCGCGCTCGCCGATCCGCTGACTGCGCTCGCCGACCAGGGCGCGCTCCACGCCTACGCGTTCGGGTCGGCGCCCGGCCAGCCGCTCACCACGCTCGGGATCATCGCGGAGCAGCTCGTCCATCGCGGGCCCGATCCCGGCGAGGCGCCAGCGCGCGCGCAGGTGGTCGTGACGTTCCACGACGGATTTGGCCAGGCGCTCCAGGAGCGCATGCGGGTCGAGGATGGAGACGCGTGGGGTGAGCGCGACGGCGCGTGGGTCGAGGCGCCGAGCGCGGATCGCTGGCGGGTGTCGGGCTACGTCGAGCGCGACGCGAAGCTCCGCCCTGTCGCGGCGTACGAGCCCTTCTTCGTCGACGGGGCGCGCTACGACGCGGCGCCCGAGCGGCGGCGGGTCGGCGTGGCGAGCGTCACGACGTACGACGCGCTGGACCGCCCCGTGCGCGAGGCGCACCCGAACGAGACCTTCGCCGACACGCGCTTCACGCCGTGGGCGCGCACGCGGCGCGATCCCAACGACACGGCGGAGGAGGCGACGGCGTATCGCGCCGCGCGCGCGGGGCTCGACGCCACCGAGCCCGAGCGGCTCGCGCTGGAGCAGGCGCTGGCCACCGCGGGGACGCCGGTGACGGTGCATTACGACGCGCTCGGGCACGAGGTCGCGGTCTCCGAGGTCATCGAGGGCGGGCGCGTGCTGGAGGAGCACGCCGACCTCGACATTCGAGGGCTGTCGGAGCGCACGACCGACCGCCGCGGCCGGACGGCGTCGACCCGCGCGTTCGATCGGCTCGGGCGCGCGCTCTTCGAGTGGTCCATGGACGCGGGCGAGACGCGCGTGCTCCATGACGCGCTCGGGCGCGAGGTGCGCTCGTGGCGCTCGCCGGTCGAGGTCGGCGGCGACGAGGCCGAGCACCGCCGCGCGTACGACGCGGCGGGCCGGCTTCGCGCGGTGCGGCTGATCGAAGGCGCGACCGAGGTGGTCGTCGAGCGCTATCACTACCGGCACGCCAGCTCCGAGGCGGCGCGCCGAAACCAGATCGGCCGCCTGGTCTCCGTCGAGGACGGCGCCGGCCAGCTCACGTTCGCGCGGTACGGCGCGTTCGGGGAGACGCTCGAGAGCGCGCGGACGCTCACGCAGGAGCCGGGGCTGGAGCCCGACTGGAGCGGCGAGGTGGCGCTCGAGACGCGGGCGCACAGGAGCGTGCGCGCGCACGACGCGCTCGGCCGCGAGGTCCGCGTGGCGCTGCCTGATGGATCGGTCCGAGAGACGCGCCACCTCCGTAGTGGTCCTGTATCACAACGGTCACTGACGACGCCGGACGGCGTGCGCCGCCCGATCCTGCGAGACGCGCGCTACAACACGCGCGGGCAACCCGAGCGCGTCGAACTCGGCAACGGCGTCGTGATTGCGTCGAGCTACGACCCCGAGACGTTCCGGCTGCGGCAGCGGACCGCCGCGGCGGAGGGCGAGGCGCCGCTCCAGGATCTGCGCCACACCTACGACCCGGTCGGCAACCTCGTCCACCTCGACGACCGCGCGCAGCGGCCAGGCGCCGAGCGCGTGATCCGGGGGCTCACCGTGGGTGCGCACCGCACCTTCCGCTACGACGCGCGGTACCAGCTCGTCGGTGCGACGGGGCGCGTCCACCGCGCGCTCATCGGCGGCGACTACCGAGGCGACGCTCCGCCGCCCGGGAGCTTCCGCGGCAGCAAGCGCGCGGCGCTCAATGACGGCCACGAGGTGAGTCGCTACGCGCGCGAGTACGCCTACGACGACGCGGGCGTCCTCGAGGGCTGGACACACCGGCCGGACTGGGCCCAGCGCGGTGACCGGCTCAGCGTCGAGAAGTGGGTGGATCCTGACAGCCACCGCTCGATCCCCCGCTACGACGTCAACGGCTTGCCCGAGTCGGACCCGGGAGGGCACTTCGACGCGCGCGGACAGCTCACGTGGCTCGCCACAGTGCGGCGAATGGAGTGGTCCGCGCGCGAGAAGCTGCGCCGCGTAGTGCTCATCGAGCGGGGCGCGGGTGAGCTCCCCGACGACGAGCGCTACGACTACGCCGCCGACGGCACCCGCGTGCGCAAGGTCCGCCGCCGCCGCGTCGCGCAGGAGACCGAGACCGTCGAGACCGTGTACCTCGACGGCTGCGAGCTGCGACGCGTGGCGAGGTCCTCCGAGCGAATCGTGCGCTGGACCGCGCACGTGGAGGACGGGGGCCAGCGCATCGCGAGCGTCTACCACTGGGAGCTCGACCGGCTCGGCACCGAGACCGACGACCCGGCCGCCGTACGGACGCACTACCTCCTGTCGGATCAGGTCGGCAGCGTGTCGCTCGAGGTCGGCGCGCGCCGCGAGTACCTCTCCTACGAGGAGCACTTCCCGTTCGGCCGCACCGCCTTCGTCGCCGGCGATGTGGTGCGAGAGGTGGCGATGCGCACGCTGCGTTTCGCGCAAAAGAACCAGGACGACGCGACCGGGTTCTACTGCTTCCAGCACCGCTACTACGCGCCCTTCATCGGCAACTGGGTCAGTCCCGATCCGGCGGGCGAGGTCGACGGCCCCAACCGATACGCGTACGCGCGGAACAACCCCGTCAACTTCGTCGATCCCGATGGCCTACAGTCCGTGCTCGCTGTCGGGCCGCCCATCGAAGACGAGGGCGAGGCGATCGACTACTACAACCGCACCTTCGCGCGCTTCCTCATGCGCGTGATCACTGACCTCGAGCCGGTCGAAGGTGAGTCGGGCCAGTGGCGGATCCCCGAGGGGGGGCACCGGCAGATGAGCTCCGCCGAGTGGGAGAGTCAGCTCGGGAGCTCGCGCGTCACGGCGTTGACGCGCATCGAAGGCGGAGGGAGCGCGCTGCCTCCACCGGGCGCGACGACCGGAGCGCCGCCCGAGGCCCCGGCCGGCGGAGGCGGCGACGGCGGCGAGGGCGTCGGCTCTCTGGCGCCCGATCCCGAGGCGTTGGAGCGCGACCTCGCCGCGATCGCGGCGCTGGATGTCGGTGTCGATCCGCTCGCCGGGCTGCCCGGCGGCGGCGGCGAGGGAGAAGGAGACCCGCCGCAGATTGGCGGCCACGGCCGTGGCAACGGCGGCGGCGGTGGTGGCGACCCCAGTCGGGGGCCGGGCACCGGGCGCGCGGGGATCGGTACGGGAGCCGGTCGAGGGATCGGTGAGGAGGGGGACGCCGCGGGGCGTGGCCGCGGCTTCGGACTGGGCACCCACGGCGACCAAGCCGAGGGCGGGGTGGTTGGCGGCAGCGAGGCGGGGCGCGGTCGGCGCCCCGGCGGCTCCCCGAACGGGCGTGACCCTCGCCCGGGTGGCGGTGGGCGCGGCGGCGGTCATCCCGGGCAGCGTGTTCCCCCGCCCCCCGGGGCACGGGTTGGCGAGCGCGCCATCCCAGGGGCCGAGGTCGGCACGACCACCGGTACCGGCACGACTCCGCACGACACGAGCGGCTCCGACATCGGCGCCACGGGCGGGAGCGACGCCGGCAGCCACCTCGGGAGCGCCTCGGGCGGTGCGAACGGTGACCTCCTCTCGGGCGGCGAGGGGGGCGAGCACGAGGCCACCTTCGAGGACTCCGTCAACGCAATCGTCGGTATCGCGACCGGGGATTTCGCTGGCAACGATCCCGAAGACCCGAACGCCAACGAGAACGGCGTCACCGGCGGCGTGCTCGGGCTCTTCGACTTCGGCGAGGCGACCCCGTACGTCGCGGCCGGCGCGGCCATCTTCCTGCTCCTCTTCGGCCGCCTGGGCGCGGCGAAGCGCGCGGTGCGGGAGACGCTCGAACAGATCGGCGACGCCGTGGGTCGCTGGTTCCGCGGCGCGCGCGACTGGGTCGGCGACATTTTCGGACGAGCCCGGCGGTGGTTCAGCGGCACCGACGTACCCGACGTGCCCTCGCGAAGAGTTCCGAACCTTCCCCGCGATGGCGTGGAGCCGGCCAGCTGGGGTGGCGAGTTCATCGACGATGGAGTGCTCCCAGACACGGGGACACCGAGCCATGGACGCCGACTCGGATCCCTGCGAGCGACTGCGCCGAACGAGTGGCGGTCGGCTGCGGGGCTCGTGTACGGTCCGGAGCACCCCAACTCAAAATTCAGAAACCGCGTAGAGCACGTATTGAATCATGCGGAGGACATCCCCACACGTCCGGGCCCACACGGTCATGGCGTCTTCGATTCAGGCCGCCGCGGCGCCTTGGCGGACGTCGACGAAGCCTGGCAGCGCGCGCAGGACAGCGTGCCTGGGCTGCGTGTCACGCCCCAGGGCAACCGAACCGTCTACGATGTTCCGATGGAACGACGTGTGGGCTTCGTGGGCGGCAAACACGGGGCCAACACCGGGAACCCCGACGCCGGGTGGATTCGCATCGTGATCGGGGATCGAGGCGTGGTGACCGCGTTCCCAGTACGCGGACCCGGGTGACCGTCGTGATTTATGTAGAGGAAGTTTGTCGATCCTGTGGCACGGGCCCAATCGGCTTCTGGCGATGCTCCGGTGGTACGACCGTCGTGCTGATGTGCGACGAATGCGACGCCGTATATCCCGACCCTTCGAAAGTAGACTTGACAAGCGCCATTTTCCCGGAGTCAACTGCGGAGAGGCTCCCGACGACAGGCGAACCGTTGTTCGGGGACGATGCAGGGTGGGCGACGCGGGGGGAGGTCGACGCCGCGGGGTGGTCAGCGATCGTCGGGGGCGAGGTATAACTGGATCGGGGCTCCCACTTCGTACCTCATCGCAGGGAGGCGGCAGGGCAGGTGCTCCAGACAGTCCACTTGTCGTGCAATGAACCGGCGCTATCGCAGGCCAGGCGCGAAGTCGGCGAATGGAGTTCGTCTCGAGGTGGGTGTTCGTCATGGCCCTTCGGGCTAC from Sandaracinaceae bacterium carries:
- a CDS encoding glycoside hydrolase family 25 protein, with amino-acid sequence MRRTAIDLYDGPTTIGIDVSAHQGRIDWARVARSEAVFHGARLGRVRYAVIRAADGIQTRRDSRPDPMAVRNLTEAAEAGIEHLAVYLYLRAYHSAVEQLELVLDVVGTAGVPVGWLGIDVEGRPDDPTTPDTDESHGAWYVPDGVEGPVSTAEVLADVLEVARGARRAGLRPVVYTGQSWHWHVAQRGLAPPARELGDLWVPWYGRAAAPRLPVGPAGQPAPWGTWTLWQFAGSSAHPGRVAGIDGAVDLNRFRGDVDELARWWAGERASERPPSRVLEQSVDEVLEIAARLKAAHPEVARRLVEAVSKG
- a CDS encoding DUF4326 domain-containing protein, translating into MSDAQSTLWPETRVGHVRDDAGAVEVYVGRGTIWGNPFVPRGRAALSRFTVTESDDPLGDYEAHLRSRPDLMARLPELRGRVLGCYCTRLGQRTRTERCHAQVLARLADEGAGPTP
- a CDS encoding SpvB/TcaC N-terminal domain-containing protein, whose translation is MTALRPMELGGVAPADATATVQLEVGASTGSASMSVPIPLTAGRDGHGPTLSLSYGGHDPLSPLPHGWSLTGLPSVELDTRRGLPRYDGTDTHRFAGAELVPLDEPERTTAWTEGTYDVRVFRPRMETAAARIERWTERGSRRVHWRARTPDGGVMVFGRSDEARLADGERVYRWLLEASFDRLGNAMWVRYRGEDDASVDPLGLDATRFASAIANRYVDRILYGNAAPLAVHDALAPARWHFEAVLDYGDYDAEPTPARSWPVRPDVGMTGRPGFEVRTRRLCRRVMMFHRFEAELGAAFTLVGALELRVREAPEGSELQAVRYVGHRDRERVETPWAEVAYTTRTGDDAFEARDRDALR
- a CDS encoding RHS repeat-associated core domain-containing protein; the encoded protein is MLDYYGPARFRRLRRATAADGSTRRSTPDDTNLVLALVIDEVGNEAHAEIDYHFVAPWRVTDPNGTVEAVQRDALGVIRRRTRYGTTLDRDGADVPHGFGPIARSAPPSLAAALADPLTALADQGALHAYAFGSAPGQPLTTLGIIAEQLVHRGPDPGEAPARAQVVVTFHDGFGQALQERMRVEDGDAWGERDGAWVEAPSADRWRVSGYVERDAKLRPVAAYEPFFVDGARYDAAPERRRVGVASVTTYDALDRPVREAHPNETFADTRFTPWARTRRDPNDTAEEATAYRAARAGLDATEPERLALEQALATAGTPVTVHYDALGHEVAVSEVIEGGRVLEEHADLDIRGLSERTTDRRGRTASTRAFDRLGRALFEWSMDAGETRVLHDALGREVRSWRSPVEVGGDEAEHRRAYDAAGRLRAVRLIEGATEVVVERYHYRHASSEAARRNQIGRLVSVEDGAGQLTFARYGAFGETLESARTLTQEPGLEPDWSGEVALETRAHRSVRAHDALGREVRVALPDGSVRETRHLRSGPVSQRSLTTPDGVRRPILRDARYNTRGQPERVELGNGVVIASSYDPETFRLRQRTAAAEGEAPLQDLRHTYDPVGNLVHLDDRAQRPGAERVIRGLTVGAHRTFRYDARYQLVGATGRVHRALIGGDYRGDAPPPGSFRGSKRAALNDGHEVSRYAREYAYDDAGVLEGWTHRPDWAQRGDRLSVEKWVDPDSHRSIPRYDVNGLPESDPGGHFDARGQLTWLATVRRMEWSAREKLRRVVLIERGAGELPDDERYDYAADGTRVRKVRRRRVAQETETVETVYLDGCELRRVARSSERIVRWTAHVEDGGQRIASVYHWELDRLGTETDDPAAVRTHYLLSDQVGSVSLEVGARREYLSYEEHFPFGRTAFVAGDVVREVAMRTLRFAQKNQDDATGFYCFQHRYYAPFIGNWVSPDPAGEVDGPNRYAYARNNPVNFVDPDGLQSVLAVGPPIEDEGEAIDYYNRTFARFLMRVITDLEPVEGESGQWRIPEGGHRQMSSAEWESQLGSSRVTALTRIEGGGSALPPPGATTGAPPEAPAGGGGDGGEGVGSLAPDPEALERDLAAIAALDVGVDPLAGLPGGGGEGEGDPPQIGGHGRGNGGGGGGDPSRGPGTGRAGIGTGAGRGIGEEGDAAGRGRGFGLGTHGDQAEGGVVGGSEAGRGRRPGGSPNGRDPRPGGGGRGGGHPGQRVPPPPGARVGERAIPGAEVGTTTGTGTTPHDTSGSDIGATGGSDAGSHLGSASGGANGDLLSGGEGGEHEATFEDSVNAIVGIATGDFAGNDPEDPNANENGVTGGVLGLFDFGEATPYVAAGAAIFLLLFGRLGAAKRAVRETLEQIGDAVGRWFRGARDWVGDIFGRARRWFSGTDVPDVPSRRVPNLPRDGVEPASWGGEFIDDGVLPDTGTPSHGRRLGSLRATAPNEWRSAAGLVYGPEHPNSKFRNRVEHVLNHAEDIPTRPGPHGHGVFDSGRRGALADVDEAWQRAQDSVPGLRVTPQGNRTVYDVPMERRVGFVGGKHGANTGNPDAGWIRIVIGDRGVVTAFPVRGPG